The following are encoded in a window of Harmonia axyridis chromosome 7, icHarAxyr1.1, whole genome shotgun sequence genomic DNA:
- the LOC123684578 gene encoding uncharacterized protein LOC123684578 isoform X3, which translates to MASGRTVRQVKHGEKLRRSQNSLNPISSPETTVQHGKEAKLLKLVEVDGYGPYKPVPPPKPLPQLPSGSQQSGSSTPPPYRMPPYPLYNEATIPGAAGNDGQLSTPHSNSQQGLQTHSSKFPIEREVILSSTDKNSKIPILHDYKKRTKAVVAPDVPPKQMAAWTLSNGQTLSPDQTHPNMAQTCHSGDTNSFFRPTYIPPQDCYNAQTPPSTGAVPRQTWQGGDPTKPAPRPYVQSEEYANNNQSVSVQIEPNNKDNTQKDTPKSSKGMTKTYYTIKDMISSKFKSSKEQEEKNEEVGLNNVADELRKSQRNLNEEQNEVKRAQEQGNIQKSRMESMQQQQQYNQHFLQQHLLAQQAQHQFQANQHIKLQQHSIYQQQLAQARSQEMLAGRADEQIYYQTAYGGSSSNRIVNRPQNFVQMQQQAFSKEGMKDDRNSQLSPDRRSIQQIERDQQVKTFEARRAASQPQLLLDEIKTDLTDSRPQPQAAVSSRRGSYGNLVDMQVSPNDAGKESDDGGFLKRNNSRERQLADKNQTMESSTMDLTGSREKDSLSEVLQGTPRKKLEGEIGKIEGVYNVGQRTKPDDDQKNTKRNTASSGASSDYDKTGGQSSSNVDSGRGSAAYSSGRRQTDISSDIGEMTRNAYKDISSGHDSEWVDVVENELRNILEPKLHELSLHVNSSNIANSTISESISSMTPPLPPLSPGEQSSATPTPRNSTRFKHSSLPYGSKPDYEGYQMKSHHRESTGNSRWNGNSSQKNRYMKKMDHNALFRGKPVFGLDNTDITSTTTRSLDLESMLDGQSDSEEDNISTADARTIRKQLEGLESMYSEVLKLLGVKKNVGRYQPSDPRFSKRRYGSMSSLPSSSVSSRPIRDKRKAHEDRKKVRDLRGINKRFQRLESHVVTLARSVAHLSSEMRTQHIMIQEMENIRGEIAALRTQTNMLNVRSQSSSRPTNSSKELPNLANPTRVKKLTKFFGDEPPLLRMFLRKLGYEKYANVFENERVGMVELPYLSEERLQKMGVPLGPRLRIMQEAQISVCKDNTLCIV; encoded by the exons ATGGCATCTGGTCGTACTGTTCGGCAGGTGAAACATGGGGAGAAGTTGAGAAGGTCTCAGAACTCTTTGAATCCTATCTCATCTCCTGAGACTACGGTTCAACATGGCAAGGAGGCAAAGCTGCTCAAGCTGG TTGAGGTCGATGGTTATGGGCCATACAAACCAGTGCCACCCCCAAAACCACTCCCCCAGTTACCTTCAGGTTCTCAGCAATCAGGTTCATCCACTCCACCTCCCTACAGAATGCCCCCTTACCCCCTTTACAATGAAGCAACCATCCCAGGAGCAGCTGGTAACGATGGTCAATTGAGCACTCCTCATTCCAATTCACAGCAAGGACTTCAGACGCATTCCAGCAAATTTCCG ATTGAGAGAGAAGTGATCCTTTCTAGTACagataaaaattccaaaatacCAATTTTGCACGATTACAAGAAGAGAACGAAGGCTGTAGTAGCGCCAGACGTACCACCTAAACAAATGGCTGCCTGGACTCTTTCAAACGGTCAAACTTTATCTCCTGATCAG ACCCATCCAAATATGGCACAAACCTGCCACTCAGGTGATACCAACTCATTTTTTCGTCCAACTTACATACCCCCACAAGACTGTTACAATGCCCAAACTCCTCCATCTACAGGTGCCGTCCCTAGGCAAACTTGGCAAGGAGGAGATCCGACGAAACCAGCTCCAAGACCTTATGTACAATCAGAAGAATATGCTAACAATAACCAGTCGGTATCAGTACAAATAGAACCTAACAACAAAGATAACACTCAGAAAGACACTCCCAAATCCTCAAAAGGTATGACCAAGACATATTACACTATAAAAGATATGATTTCAAGTAAATTCAAAAGTAGTAAGGAACAAGAAGAGAAAAACGAAGAAGTAGGACTTAATAATGTGGCGGACGAACTGAGAAAAAGTCAGaggaatttgaatgaagaacAGAACGAGGTAAAAAGAGCACAAGAACAAGGAAACATACAGAAATCGAGAATGGAGTCTatgcaacaacaacaacaatatAATCAGCATTTTCTTCAACAGCATCTCTTGGCGCAACAAGCCCAACATCAGTTCCAAGCTAACCAGCATATCAAACTTCAACAGCATTCGATTTATCAGCAACAGTTAGCTCAAGCCAGGTCGCAAGAAATGCTGGCTGGGAGAGCAGATGAACAAATTTACTACCAAACCGCTTATGGTGGAAGTTCTTCAAATCGAATTGTCAATAGGCCTCAAAACTTTGTACAGATGCAGCAACAG GCTTTCAGTAAAGAAGGAATGAAAGATGATAGAAATTCTCAACTTTCTCCTGATAGGAGAAGCATTCAACAAATAGAGAGGGATCAACAAGTGAAAACCTTCGAAGCTAGAAGAGCTGCATCACAACCCCAGCTTCTATTGGATGAAATCAAAACCGACCTTACTGACAGCAGACCTCAACCCCAAGCAGCTGTATCTAGTCGTAGAGGTTCTTATGGTAATCTTGTAGATATGCAGGTATCTCCAAATGATGCTGGAAAAGAGAGTGATGATGGTGGTTTCCTAAAACGAAACAATTCTAGAGAGAGACAACTTGCAGACAAGAATCAAACAATGGAGAGTTCTACTATGGACTTGACGGGAAGCAGAGAGAAGGACAGCCTATCAGAGGTGCTTCAGGGTACTCCACGCAAGAAACTAGAAGGGGAAATAGGAAAAATCGAAGGGGTGTATAACGTTGGTCAAAGAACTAAACCTGATGATGACCAGAAGAATACCAAGAGGAATACCGCAAGTTCTGGGGCAAGTTCAGACTATGATAAAACAGGAGGTCAGTCTTCATCTAACGTTGATTCAGGAAGAGGAAGTGCAGCATATAGCAGTGGGAGAAGACAGACGGATATCAGCAGTGACATAGGAGAAATGACAAGAAATGCTTACAAAGACATATCATCAG GTCATGATTCTGAATGGGTAGATGTTGTAGAAAATGAACTACGAAATATACTTGAACCGAAGCTTCATGAATTATCTCTACATGTCAATTCTAGTAATATCGCGAATTCAACTATCAGTGAGAGTATTTCTTCAATGACTCCTCCGTTGCCACCTTTATCACCAGGAGAACAGTCTTCTGCGACTCCAACACCAAGGAATTCAACAAGATTTAAACATAGCAG tcTGCCCTATGGAAGTAAACCTGATTACGAAGGCTATCAAATGAAATCCCATCATCGAGAATCAACAGGAAACTCAAGATGGAATGGAAACTCCTCACAGAAAAACAGATATATGAAGAAAATGGATCATAATGCTTTATTTAGAGGAAAACCAG TTTTTGGCTTAGACAACACAGATATAACATCTACAACCACAAGGTCGCTCGATCTAGAATCAATGCTAGATGGCCAAAGTGATTCAGAAGAAGACAACATTAGTACCGCAGATGCTAGAACTATCAGGAAGCAACTTGAAGGTCTAGAGAGTATGTACTCTGAGGTTCTGAAATTATTAGGAGTTAAGAAGAATGTCGGAAGATACCAGCCTTCCGATCCAAGATTCAGCAAGAGGAGGTATGGCAGTATGTCATCCCTACCATCCAGTTCCGTGAGCAGCAGACCAATTAGGGATAAAAGGAAAGCACACGAGGACAGGAAGAAAGTTAGAGACCTTAGAGGCATCAACAAGCGTTTTCAGAGATTAGAATCACACGTGGTGACCTTAGCTAGATCTGTTGCTCATCTTTCTTCGGAGATGAGGACGCAGCATATCATGATCCAGGAAATGGAGAATATAAGAGGAGAAATCGCTGCCTTAAGAACTCAGACCAATATGTTGAATGTTAGATCGCAGTCTTCATCCAGGCCCACAAACAGTTCCAAAGAATTGCCGAATTTGGCCAATCCAACTAGAGTTAAAAAGCTTACTAAGTTTTTTGGAGATGAGCCGCCATTATTGAGAATGTTTTTGAGGAAATTGGGCTACGAA aaatacgcTAATGTTTTCGAGAACGAGCGTGTTGGTATGGTAGAACTGCCTTACCTAAGCGAGGAAAGACTGCAGAAAATGGGAGTTCCTCTAGGTCCAAGGTTGAGGATAATGCAAGAAGCCCAAATCTCAGTTTGTAAAGATAACACTTTGTGCATAGTATGA
- the LOC123684578 gene encoding uncharacterized protein LOC123684578 isoform X4 codes for MPPYPLYNEATIPGAAGNDGQLSTPHSNSQQGLQTHSSKFPIEREVILSSTDKNSKIPILHDYKKRTKAVVAPDVPPKQMAAWTLSNGQTLSPDQTHPNMAQTCHSGDTNSFFRPTYIPPQDCYNAQTPPSTGAVPRQTWQGGDPTKPAPRPYVQSEEYANNNQSVSVQIEPNNKDNTQKDTPKSSKGMTKTYYTIKDMISSKFKSSKEQEEKNEEVGLNNVADELRKSQRNLNEEQNEVKRAQEQGNIQKSRMESMQQQQQYNQHFLQQHLLAQQAQHQFQANQHIKLQQHSIYQQQLAQARSQEMLAGRADEQIYYQTAYGGSSSNRIVNRPQNFVQMQQQAFSKEGMKDDRNSQLSPDRRSIQQIERDQQVKTFEARRAASQPQLLLDEIKTDLTDSRPQPQAAVSSRRGSYGNLVDMQVSPNDAGKESDDGGFLKRNNSRERQLADKNQTMESSTMDLTGSREKDSLSEVLQGTPRKKLEGEIGKIEGVYNVGQRTKPDDDQKNTKRNTASSGASSDYDKTGGQSSSNVDSGRGSAAYSSGRRQTDISSDIGEMTRNAYKDISSGHDSEWVDVVENELRNILEPKLHELSLHVNSSNIANSTISESISSMTPPLPPLSPGEQSSATPTPRNSTRFKHSSLPYGSKPDYEGYQMKSHHRESTGNSRWNGNSSQKNRYMKKMDHNALFRGKPVFGLDNTDITSTTTRSLDLESMLDGQSDSEEDNISTADARTIRKQLEGLESMYSEVLKLLGVKKNVGRYQPSDPRFSKRRYGSMSSLPSSSVSSRPIRDKRKAHEDRKKVRDLRGINKRFQRLESHVVTLARSVAHLSSEMRTQHIMIQEMENIRGEIAALRTQTNMLNVRSQSSSRPTNSSKELPNLANPTRVKKLTKFFGDEPPLLRMFLRKLGYEKYANVFENERVGMVELPYLSEERLQKMGVPLGPRLRIMQEAQISVCKDNTLCIV; via the exons ATGCCCCCTTACCCCCTTTACAATGAAGCAACCATCCCAGGAGCAGCTGGTAACGATGGTCAATTGAGCACTCCTCATTCCAATTCACAGCAAGGACTTCAGACGCATTCCAGCAAATTTCCG ATTGAGAGAGAAGTGATCCTTTCTAGTACagataaaaattccaaaatacCAATTTTGCACGATTACAAGAAGAGAACGAAGGCTGTAGTAGCGCCAGACGTACCACCTAAACAAATGGCTGCCTGGACTCTTTCAAACGGTCAAACTTTATCTCCTGATCAG ACCCATCCAAATATGGCACAAACCTGCCACTCAGGTGATACCAACTCATTTTTTCGTCCAACTTACATACCCCCACAAGACTGTTACAATGCCCAAACTCCTCCATCTACAGGTGCCGTCCCTAGGCAAACTTGGCAAGGAGGAGATCCGACGAAACCAGCTCCAAGACCTTATGTACAATCAGAAGAATATGCTAACAATAACCAGTCGGTATCAGTACAAATAGAACCTAACAACAAAGATAACACTCAGAAAGACACTCCCAAATCCTCAAAAGGTATGACCAAGACATATTACACTATAAAAGATATGATTTCAAGTAAATTCAAAAGTAGTAAGGAACAAGAAGAGAAAAACGAAGAAGTAGGACTTAATAATGTGGCGGACGAACTGAGAAAAAGTCAGaggaatttgaatgaagaacAGAACGAGGTAAAAAGAGCACAAGAACAAGGAAACATACAGAAATCGAGAATGGAGTCTatgcaacaacaacaacaatatAATCAGCATTTTCTTCAACAGCATCTCTTGGCGCAACAAGCCCAACATCAGTTCCAAGCTAACCAGCATATCAAACTTCAACAGCATTCGATTTATCAGCAACAGTTAGCTCAAGCCAGGTCGCAAGAAATGCTGGCTGGGAGAGCAGATGAACAAATTTACTACCAAACCGCTTATGGTGGAAGTTCTTCAAATCGAATTGTCAATAGGCCTCAAAACTTTGTACAGATGCAGCAACAG GCTTTCAGTAAAGAAGGAATGAAAGATGATAGAAATTCTCAACTTTCTCCTGATAGGAGAAGCATTCAACAAATAGAGAGGGATCAACAAGTGAAAACCTTCGAAGCTAGAAGAGCTGCATCACAACCCCAGCTTCTATTGGATGAAATCAAAACCGACCTTACTGACAGCAGACCTCAACCCCAAGCAGCTGTATCTAGTCGTAGAGGTTCTTATGGTAATCTTGTAGATATGCAGGTATCTCCAAATGATGCTGGAAAAGAGAGTGATGATGGTGGTTTCCTAAAACGAAACAATTCTAGAGAGAGACAACTTGCAGACAAGAATCAAACAATGGAGAGTTCTACTATGGACTTGACGGGAAGCAGAGAGAAGGACAGCCTATCAGAGGTGCTTCAGGGTACTCCACGCAAGAAACTAGAAGGGGAAATAGGAAAAATCGAAGGGGTGTATAACGTTGGTCAAAGAACTAAACCTGATGATGACCAGAAGAATACCAAGAGGAATACCGCAAGTTCTGGGGCAAGTTCAGACTATGATAAAACAGGAGGTCAGTCTTCATCTAACGTTGATTCAGGAAGAGGAAGTGCAGCATATAGCAGTGGGAGAAGACAGACGGATATCAGCAGTGACATAGGAGAAATGACAAGAAATGCTTACAAAGACATATCATCAG GTCATGATTCTGAATGGGTAGATGTTGTAGAAAATGAACTACGAAATATACTTGAACCGAAGCTTCATGAATTATCTCTACATGTCAATTCTAGTAATATCGCGAATTCAACTATCAGTGAGAGTATTTCTTCAATGACTCCTCCGTTGCCACCTTTATCACCAGGAGAACAGTCTTCTGCGACTCCAACACCAAGGAATTCAACAAGATTTAAACATAGCAG tcTGCCCTATGGAAGTAAACCTGATTACGAAGGCTATCAAATGAAATCCCATCATCGAGAATCAACAGGAAACTCAAGATGGAATGGAAACTCCTCACAGAAAAACAGATATATGAAGAAAATGGATCATAATGCTTTATTTAGAGGAAAACCAG TTTTTGGCTTAGACAACACAGATATAACATCTACAACCACAAGGTCGCTCGATCTAGAATCAATGCTAGATGGCCAAAGTGATTCAGAAGAAGACAACATTAGTACCGCAGATGCTAGAACTATCAGGAAGCAACTTGAAGGTCTAGAGAGTATGTACTCTGAGGTTCTGAAATTATTAGGAGTTAAGAAGAATGTCGGAAGATACCAGCCTTCCGATCCAAGATTCAGCAAGAGGAGGTATGGCAGTATGTCATCCCTACCATCCAGTTCCGTGAGCAGCAGACCAATTAGGGATAAAAGGAAAGCACACGAGGACAGGAAGAAAGTTAGAGACCTTAGAGGCATCAACAAGCGTTTTCAGAGATTAGAATCACACGTGGTGACCTTAGCTAGATCTGTTGCTCATCTTTCTTCGGAGATGAGGACGCAGCATATCATGATCCAGGAAATGGAGAATATAAGAGGAGAAATCGCTGCCTTAAGAACTCAGACCAATATGTTGAATGTTAGATCGCAGTCTTCATCCAGGCCCACAAACAGTTCCAAAGAATTGCCGAATTTGGCCAATCCAACTAGAGTTAAAAAGCTTACTAAGTTTTTTGGAGATGAGCCGCCATTATTGAGAATGTTTTTGAGGAAATTGGGCTACGAA aaatacgcTAATGTTTTCGAGAACGAGCGTGTTGGTATGGTAGAACTGCCTTACCTAAGCGAGGAAAGACTGCAGAAAATGGGAGTTCCTCTAGGTCCAAGGTTGAGGATAATGCAAGAAGCCCAAATCTCAGTTTGTAAAGATAACACTTTGTGCATAGTATGA